The following are from one region of the Natronosporangium hydrolyticum genome:
- a CDS encoding CaiB/BaiF CoA transferase family protein, with product MTSGGPLAGLRVVELAGVGPAPFAGMVLADHGAEVLRVDRPGGAGYPIPPRLDLLNRGKRSVALDLKQPAGAAAVRALARRADLLLEGFRPGVAERLGVGPEQCRAEQPRLVYARMTGWGQHGPLAHTAGHDLTYLALSGVLHAVGPPGGPPTPPANLLGDYGGGGMLLVAGALAALWRAERTGVGEVIDAAIVDGSALLATQLLGLRHSGQWRESPGGNLLDGGAPFYAVYPTADHRYVAVAALEPPFFAQLLAGLGLDPATTPGQAAVADWPRLRALLEQRFATRTRDEWAAVFAGTDACVAPVLDWTEAAAHPQLADRGVYRTAYGVSQPAPAPRFAESGTAFPAAPPPVPGEHTRQALAEWGVEGVTELLATGVAVQADPLPAQ from the coding sequence TTGACGAGCGGGGGCCCGCTGGCCGGGCTGCGGGTGGTGGAGCTGGCCGGTGTGGGGCCGGCGCCGTTCGCGGGCATGGTGCTCGCCGACCACGGGGCGGAGGTGCTGCGGGTCGACCGTCCGGGCGGCGCCGGCTACCCCATTCCGCCGCGGCTCGACCTACTCAACCGCGGTAAGCGTTCGGTCGCGCTCGACCTGAAGCAGCCGGCCGGCGCCGCCGCTGTCCGGGCGTTGGCGCGCCGGGCGGACCTGCTGTTGGAGGGTTTCCGGCCGGGCGTCGCCGAGCGGCTCGGGGTCGGGCCGGAGCAGTGCCGGGCGGAGCAGCCACGGCTGGTCTACGCCCGGATGACCGGCTGGGGTCAGCACGGCCCGCTGGCCCACACCGCCGGACACGACCTGACCTATCTGGCGCTGAGCGGGGTGCTGCACGCGGTGGGCCCGCCGGGTGGCCCGCCCACCCCACCGGCGAACCTGTTGGGCGACTACGGGGGCGGCGGCATGCTGCTGGTGGCGGGCGCGTTGGCGGCGCTGTGGCGGGCCGAGCGGACCGGCGTGGGCGAGGTGATCGACGCGGCCATCGTGGACGGCTCGGCCCTGCTCGCCACTCAGCTGCTCGGGCTGCGCCACAGTGGCCAGTGGCGGGAGTCACCGGGCGGGAACCTGCTCGACGGCGGCGCCCCGTTCTACGCGGTCTACCCGACCGCCGACCACCGGTATGTGGCGGTCGCCGCGCTGGAGCCGCCGTTCTTCGCGCAGCTGCTCGCTGGGCTCGGGTTGGATCCGGCGACCACCCCCGGGCAGGCAGCGGTCGCGGACTGGCCCCGGCTGCGGGCGCTGCTCGAGCAGCGCTTCGCCACCCGTACCCGGGACGAGTGGGCGGCGGTCTTCGCCGGTACCGACGCCTGCGTGGCGCCGGTGCTGGACTGGACCGAGGCGGCGGCCCATCCGCAGCTGGCCGACCGGGGCGTCTACCGGACGGCGTACGGGGTGAGCCAGCCCGCGCCGGCGCCCCGGTTCGCCGAGTCGGGCACAGCCTTCCCGGCCGCTCCGCCGCCGGTGCCTGGGGAGCACACCCGGCAGGCGCTGGCGGAGTGGGGGGTCGAGGGGGTGACAGAGCTGCTCGCGACCGGGGTGGCCGTGCAGGCCGACCCGCTGCCGGCACAGTGA
- a CDS encoding NAD-dependent epimerase/dehydratase family protein, producing the protein MRLLILGGTVFLGRAVARHAVAAGHDVTCLARGVSGTPVAGVRFLSCDRGHSAAYSLVDGERFDAVIDVTSDPRHARGAVAALGDRIDHWVYVSSISVYADHSQPHQRAETTPLQPPADPAGDDPRTDPETYGRAKVACEAAVRDGVGAARSLIARAGLIVGPADPTGRFTYWVTRLARGGRVLAPNEPTDLVQVVDVRDLAAWLVLAAEQRLSGTFDTVSEPVPFAELLAEVALGVAAEPSLVWVPEVFLRDHDVRFWSGERSLPLWLPRADHGGMVSRDTSAALAAGLRIRPFAETASATLEWVRAGGDADARPAGLTEAAEMKLLRAWDAAAAEPAGSGT; encoded by the coding sequence ATGCGACTCCTGATATTGGGCGGCACCGTCTTTCTGGGTCGAGCGGTGGCCCGCCACGCCGTGGCCGCCGGGCATGACGTCACCTGCCTGGCGCGGGGAGTCAGCGGCACGCCGGTCGCCGGGGTCCGGTTTCTGAGCTGTGACCGTGGCCACTCCGCGGCGTACTCGCTTGTGGATGGTGAGCGCTTCGATGCGGTGATCGACGTAACCAGCGACCCCCGCCATGCCCGCGGCGCCGTCGCCGCCCTCGGCGACCGGATCGACCACTGGGTCTACGTCTCCAGCATCTCCGTCTACGCCGACCACAGCCAGCCCCACCAACGCGCGGAAACCACCCCGCTGCAGCCGCCGGCCGACCCGGCTGGTGACGACCCGAGGACCGACCCAGAGACGTACGGCCGGGCCAAGGTGGCCTGTGAGGCAGCGGTGCGGGACGGGGTGGGCGCTGCCCGCTCGTTGATCGCCCGAGCCGGGTTGATTGTCGGGCCGGCGGATCCGACCGGCCGCTTCACCTACTGGGTGACCCGGCTGGCGCGCGGCGGACGAGTGCTGGCCCCCAACGAACCCACCGACCTGGTGCAGGTCGTCGATGTCCGGGACCTGGCAGCGTGGCTGGTCCTCGCGGCGGAGCAACGGCTGTCCGGCACCTTCGATACGGTCAGCGAGCCGGTGCCCTTCGCGGAGCTGCTCGCCGAGGTCGCCCTCGGGGTGGCGGCGGAACCTTCGCTGGTGTGGGTGCCGGAGGTCTTCCTTCGCGACCACGACGTGCGCTTCTGGAGCGGTGAGCGGTCGCTGCCGCTGTGGCTGCCCCGCGCCGACCACGGCGGCATGGTCTCCCGGGACACCTCCGCCGCGCTCGCGGCCGGGCTGCGGATCCGGCCGTTCGCGGAGACCGCGTCGGCCACTCTGGAATGGGTGCGCGCTGGCGGTGATGCCGACGCCCGCCCGGCGGGTTTGACCGAGGCGGCGGAGATGAAGCTGCTGCGCGCCTGGGACGCGGCGGCGGCCGAGCCGGCGGGGTCCGGGACTTGA
- a CDS encoding YbjN domain-containing protein, whose protein sequence is MAANRDELGSLIERVCAERELAYERTGAYAFAVTLPGTRKLRTVCNLVLGEHALRVEAFVMRAPDERHEQLWAWLLRRNARMYGVAFAIDGAGDVYLTGRVGLAAVTEDELDRLLGSVLTYADESFDTMLEIGFASAIRREWAWRISRGESTANLAAFRHLAEGSPEQS, encoded by the coding sequence GTGGCGGCGAATCGTGACGAATTAGGGTCCCTGATCGAGCGGGTCTGCGCGGAGCGGGAACTCGCCTACGAACGCACCGGGGCGTACGCCTTCGCGGTGACCCTGCCCGGCACCCGCAAACTCCGAACCGTCTGCAACCTGGTGCTCGGCGAGCATGCGCTGCGGGTGGAGGCGTTCGTGATGCGCGCGCCCGACGAGCGGCACGAGCAGCTGTGGGCGTGGTTGCTTCGGCGCAACGCCCGGATGTACGGCGTGGCGTTCGCGATCGACGGTGCTGGGGATGTCTATCTGACCGGTCGGGTCGGGCTGGCCGCGGTGACCGAAGACGAGCTCGATCGGCTGCTGGGCTCGGTGCTGACCTACGCCGATGAATCGTTCGACACCATGTTGGAGATTGGCTTCGCGTCGGCGATCCGACGGGAGTGGGCCTGGCGGATCTCCCGGGGTGAGTCGACCGCCAACCTGGCGGCCTTCCGGCATCTGGCCGAGGGCTCGCCCGAACAGTCGTAA
- the mshA gene encoding D-inositol-3-phosphate glycosyltransferase, translating into MRRLATISVHTSPLHQPGTGDAGGMNVYIVETAKRLAAAGVAVEIFTRATASDVPRTVELVPGVSVHQVLAGPFEGLAKEDLPAQLCAFTQGVLRAEARHAPGWYDLIHSHYWLSGQVGWLAKERWGVPLVHSAHTLAKVKNASLAEGDRPEPWTRVIGEEQVVAETDRLVANTEAEAHELTTWYDAEPEQVSVVEPGVDLGRFRPAPPGNEHRARAHARALLGLPDDGPLITFVGRVQPLKAPDVLLRAVAELRARSPELADRLTVAVVGGPSGSGLDRPSALIELASTLGITAQVRFLPPQRGAALAEVYRASDLVAVPSYSESFGLVALEAQACGTPVVAAAVGGLVTAVQDQVSGLLIDSHDPTEWARALAGLLAAPQRRAELARGAVTHARQFSWDRTAWRLLSVYQDAVAAHRRRLAAQLVSC; encoded by the coding sequence GTGCGCCGGTTGGCCACGATCTCCGTCCATACTTCCCCGCTCCACCAGCCCGGCACCGGCGACGCCGGCGGCATGAACGTGTACATCGTCGAGACCGCCAAGCGGTTGGCGGCCGCCGGAGTGGCGGTGGAGATCTTCACCCGGGCGACCGCCAGCGACGTGCCCCGGACGGTGGAGCTGGTTCCTGGAGTGTCGGTACACCAGGTGTTGGCCGGTCCGTTCGAAGGGCTGGCGAAGGAAGACCTGCCGGCCCAGCTCTGCGCGTTTACGCAAGGGGTGCTGCGGGCCGAGGCGCGCCACGCCCCGGGGTGGTATGACCTCATTCATTCGCATTATTGGCTCTCCGGTCAGGTCGGTTGGCTCGCCAAAGAGCGCTGGGGCGTGCCCCTTGTCCACAGCGCCCACACCCTGGCCAAGGTCAAGAACGCCTCGCTCGCCGAGGGCGACCGGCCGGAGCCGTGGACCCGGGTGATCGGCGAAGAGCAGGTGGTCGCGGAGACCGACCGGCTGGTCGCGAACACCGAGGCCGAGGCGCACGAGCTGACCACCTGGTATGACGCCGAGCCGGAGCAGGTGTCGGTGGTGGAGCCCGGGGTCGACCTGGGCCGGTTCCGACCGGCGCCGCCCGGCAACGAACACCGCGCCCGGGCCCACGCTCGGGCGTTGCTCGGTCTGCCGGACGACGGGCCGCTGATCACCTTCGTGGGCCGGGTGCAGCCGTTGAAGGCCCCCGATGTGCTGCTGCGGGCGGTCGCCGAGCTGCGGGCCCGGTCGCCGGAGTTGGCGGACCGGTTGACGGTGGCGGTGGTGGGCGGGCCGAGCGGCAGCGGCCTGGATCGACCCAGCGCCTTGATCGAGCTGGCGTCGACGCTGGGGATCACCGCCCAGGTGCGGTTCCTCCCGCCGCAGCGCGGCGCGGCGCTGGCCGAGGTGTACCGGGCTTCGGACCTGGTCGCGGTCCCCTCGTACAGCGAATCGTTCGGGCTGGTGGCGCTGGAGGCGCAGGCCTGCGGTACGCCGGTGGTGGCGGCGGCGGTCGGTGGGCTGGTCACCGCGGTGCAGGACCAGGTCTCCGGGCTGTTGATCGACTCTCACGACCCCACCGAGTGGGCCCGGGCGCTGGCTGGTCTGCTGGCGGCGCCGCAGCGGCGGGCGGAGCTGGCGCGCGGCGCGGTCACCCATGCCCGGCAGTTCTCCTGGGACCGGACCGCGTGGCGGCTGCTGTCGGTGTATCAGGACGCGGTGGCGGCGCACCGGCGCCGGTTGGCGGCGCAGCTGGTGTCATGCTGA
- a CDS encoding SDR family NAD(P)-dependent oxidoreductase encodes MGNVTSGAAAPDAAAPVAVITGASSGIGAATARRLAAEGYQVIAAARRIDRLDELVTQITDTGGQARAVACDITSDESVAALRDQLPEPVTLLVNNAGGALGLAPVETADLTDWRWMYEVNMLGTARITQALLPALERSGRGTVVVVGSTAGLAVYEGGAGYTGAKHAERALAETLRLELCGRPVRVIEIDPGLVKTDEFALVRFRGDTERAAAVYAGVPDPLVAEDIADCVAWCATRPHHVNVDRLVVRPLAQAANHKVHRRE; translated from the coding sequence ATGGGTAATGTCACGTCCGGAGCCGCCGCACCCGACGCCGCCGCCCCGGTGGCGGTGATCACCGGCGCCTCCAGCGGCATCGGCGCCGCCACCGCCCGGCGCCTCGCGGCCGAGGGCTACCAGGTGATCGCCGCCGCCCGGCGGATCGACCGACTCGACGAACTTGTGACGCAGATCACGGATACCGGCGGGCAGGCTCGCGCGGTCGCCTGTGACATCACCTCCGACGAATCCGTGGCGGCCCTCCGAGACCAACTCCCCGAGCCGGTGACCCTGCTGGTCAACAACGCCGGCGGCGCGCTCGGACTGGCCCCGGTCGAGACCGCCGACCTCACCGACTGGCGCTGGATGTACGAGGTGAACATGCTCGGTACGGCCCGGATCACCCAGGCGCTGCTGCCGGCGCTGGAACGCTCCGGGCGCGGCACCGTGGTGGTGGTCGGATCCACCGCCGGCCTGGCGGTCTACGAGGGCGGCGCCGGCTACACCGGCGCCAAGCACGCCGAGCGCGCCCTGGCGGAGACGCTGCGGCTGGAGCTGTGCGGCCGACCGGTCCGGGTAATCGAGATCGATCCAGGTCTGGTCAAGACCGACGAGTTCGCCCTGGTCCGATTCCGCGGCGACACCGAACGGGCGGCGGCGGTCTACGCCGGAGTGCCGGACCCGCTGGTCGCCGAGGACATCGCCGACTGTGTCGCCTGGTGCGCGACCCGGCCACACCACGTCAACGTTGACCGGCTAGTGGTCCGCCCGCTCGCCCAGGCCGCCAACCACAAGGTGCATCGACGCGAGTAA
- a CDS encoding UDP-N-acetylmuramate dehydrogenase, giving the protein MAFLPGVGYAATTLPLRVSDVPELSADPHCQTVPLAEFTTLRLGGPAHRLLAPTSAEEIAQSVRDATVDGARTLVLGGGSNVVIADQGFPGTVILVRSRGIRVTGMHGDTVTIEVAAGEPWDEVVTTAVTADWSGLECLAGIPGSAGATPMQNVNAYGQEVAETITAVEVLDRVSGTVSRMGPTECRFGYRSSLFRGSDRWVVLSVEFRLRRSPASAPVRYPELARALGVELGAQAPLAEVRQAVLGLRAGKGMLLDPADPDSCSAGSFFINPVLTADEVTRLRGRLDGAPEPSLHATADGRFKVSAAWLIERAGFAKGYGLGAVSISSKHALALTNRGGGSSEELLRLARQIRDGVRARFGVTLVPEPVLVECQL; this is encoded by the coding sequence ATGGCGTTCCTCCCCGGAGTCGGGTACGCCGCCACTACCCTGCCGCTTAGGGTAAGTGACGTGCCTGAACTGAGCGCTGACCCGCATTGCCAGACCGTCCCACTCGCCGAGTTCACCACGCTCCGGCTCGGGGGCCCGGCCCATCGACTCCTCGCGCCCACCAGCGCGGAGGAGATCGCGCAAAGTGTACGGGACGCGACCGTCGACGGAGCGAGGACACTCGTGCTCGGTGGAGGCAGCAATGTGGTGATCGCCGATCAAGGTTTCCCTGGCACCGTGATCCTAGTCCGTAGCCGGGGGATCCGTGTTACCGGCATGCACGGGGACACGGTGACGATCGAGGTGGCCGCCGGCGAGCCCTGGGACGAGGTGGTCACCACCGCGGTCACCGCCGACTGGTCCGGTCTGGAGTGTCTGGCGGGCATTCCGGGCTCGGCGGGCGCCACCCCGATGCAGAACGTCAACGCCTACGGCCAGGAGGTGGCCGAGACGATCACCGCCGTCGAAGTGCTGGACCGGGTGAGCGGCACGGTGAGCCGGATGGGGCCGACCGAGTGCCGGTTCGGTTACCGCAGCAGCCTGTTTCGGGGCAGCGACCGGTGGGTGGTGCTGTCGGTCGAGTTCCGGCTGCGGCGGAGTCCGGCGTCGGCGCCGGTGCGCTACCCGGAGCTGGCCAGGGCGCTCGGCGTGGAGCTGGGCGCCCAGGCGCCGCTCGCCGAGGTCCGCCAGGCGGTGCTCGGGCTGCGCGCTGGCAAGGGGATGCTGCTGGATCCGGCGGACCCTGACTCCTGTTCGGCCGGGTCGTTCTTCATCAATCCGGTGCTCACCGCGGATGAGGTGACGCGGCTGCGGGGCCGGCTCGACGGGGCGCCGGAGCCGTCGCTGCACGCCACCGCGGATGGCCGGTTCAAGGTCAGCGCGGCCTGGTTGATCGAGCGTGCCGGCTTCGCCAAGGGGTACGGCCTGGGGGCGGTGTCGATCTCGTCGAAGCACGCGCTGGCGTTGACTAACCGGGGTGGGGGCAGCAGCGAGGAGTTGCTGCGGCTGGCCCGGCAGATCCGGGACGGGGTGCGCGCACGGTTCGGGGTCACGCTGGTGCCGGAGCCGGTGCTCGTGGAGTGCCAGCTGTAG
- a CDS encoding maleylpyruvate isomerase family mycothiol-dependent enzyme — protein MSKAQEHRQLWLAALRADGPATRVAFEEAAASEAGLSVPAPSCPGWTVLDLVTHQAKTYLWVRSHVARGVTSRPDHDPREELAELPTGTAAIQWWSDEYDALVGLLETLDPQLPAWNWAPAPKLAGFWLRRMAHSTAVRRWDAQMALGQAEPIESRLAADGVAEVLETWLPAGRRSGPTDRSGVVRLVATDADDEWLVRLRGEGVALLDTDTWLDHDEHPTRVSARGTASDLVLALFGRVRFDVLEVSGEAALLTSLRAG, from the coding sequence ATGTCAAAGGCGCAAGAGCACAGGCAGCTCTGGCTGGCGGCGCTGCGCGCCGACGGCCCGGCAACTCGGGTGGCCTTCGAAGAGGCCGCCGCGAGCGAGGCGGGGCTCTCGGTGCCCGCCCCCTCCTGCCCGGGCTGGACCGTCCTGGACCTGGTCACCCACCAGGCCAAGACGTACCTGTGGGTACGGTCGCACGTCGCCCGGGGGGTGACCAGCCGCCCCGATCACGACCCGCGGGAAGAGCTGGCCGAACTGCCGACCGGCACCGCCGCGATCCAATGGTGGTCCGACGAGTACGACGCCCTGGTGGGCCTGCTGGAGACGCTGGACCCGCAGCTCCCGGCCTGGAACTGGGCACCAGCGCCGAAGCTCGCCGGGTTCTGGCTGCGCCGGATGGCCCACTCGACCGCGGTCCGGCGGTGGGATGCCCAGATGGCGCTGGGCCAGGCGGAGCCGATCGAGTCCCGGCTCGCCGCCGACGGCGTCGCCGAGGTGCTGGAGACCTGGCTGCCGGCGGGTCGGCGGAGCGGGCCGACCGACCGGTCCGGGGTGGTCCGGCTGGTCGCCACCGACGCCGACGACGAGTGGCTGGTGCGGCTGCGCGGTGAGGGTGTGGCGTTGCTCGACACCGACACCTGGCTGGACCATGACGAGCACCCCACCCGGGTCAGCGCCCGCGGCACCGCGAGCGACCTGGTGCTGGCGCTCTTCGGCCGGGTCCGCTTCGACGTGCTCGAGGTCAGTGGTGAAGCGGCGTTGCTGACATCGCTACGCGCCGGCTGA
- a CDS encoding GH1 family beta-glucosidase: MSDTQIDPATRVTGDAGGLSFPAGFVWGAATAAYQIEGAVTADGRGPSIWDTFSHTPGKVHNGDTGDVACDHYHRYAEDVELMAELGLQAYRFSIAWPRIQPTGSGPANRAGLDFYDRLVDALVARGIEPMITLYHWDLPQPLQDAGGWTNRDTAYRFAEYAGLVAERLADRVGTWITLNEPWCAAFLGYASGTHAPGITNPPDAFAATHHLLLGHGEAVPVLRGHGVRQVGITLNPSAVRPLDATAPADVAAAARVDGLQNRLYLDPLYGRGYPADIRALIDAQFGGAPWLRPGDEQIIAAPLDLLGINYYNPTIVTSAPGQPSSSVHPGTEDIRFMPATGPLTAMGWSIEPASLTSLLERLSRDYPGLPFWITENGCAYEDEPEADGERVADPARIAYLDGHLRAVHEAIARGVDVRGYLVWSLFDNFEWAEGYRPRFGIFYVDYETQVRLRKDSARWYHKVIAEHGLPD, translated from the coding sequence ATGAGTGACACCCAGATCGACCCGGCGACGAGGGTAACCGGCGACGCGGGCGGGCTGAGCTTCCCGGCTGGGTTCGTCTGGGGCGCGGCGACCGCGGCCTACCAGATCGAGGGCGCGGTCACCGCGGATGGTCGCGGCCCGTCGATCTGGGACACCTTCAGCCACACCCCGGGCAAGGTCCACAACGGTGACACCGGCGATGTCGCCTGCGACCACTACCACCGGTACGCCGAGGACGTGGAGCTCATGGCGGAGCTCGGGTTGCAGGCATACCGATTCTCGATCGCCTGGCCCCGGATCCAGCCCACCGGCTCCGGCCCGGCCAACCGGGCCGGCCTGGACTTCTATGACCGGCTGGTGGATGCGCTGGTGGCTCGCGGGATCGAACCCATGATCACCCTTTACCACTGGGACCTGCCCCAGCCGCTGCAGGACGCGGGCGGCTGGACCAACCGGGACACCGCGTACCGCTTCGCCGAGTACGCCGGACTGGTCGCGGAGCGGCTCGCCGACCGGGTCGGCACCTGGATCACCCTCAACGAGCCGTGGTGCGCCGCTTTCCTCGGCTACGCCAGCGGCACCCACGCGCCCGGGATCACCAACCCGCCCGACGCGTTCGCCGCCACCCACCACCTACTGCTCGGCCACGGCGAAGCAGTGCCGGTGCTGCGCGGCCACGGCGTCCGCCAGGTCGGCATCACCCTGAACCCGTCGGCGGTCCGGCCGCTCGACGCCACCGCACCGGCCGATGTCGCCGCCGCCGCCCGGGTCGACGGCTTGCAGAACCGGCTCTACCTCGACCCGCTCTACGGCCGGGGCTACCCGGCCGACATCCGCGCGCTCATCGACGCGCAGTTCGGTGGTGCGCCATGGCTGCGGCCGGGCGACGAGCAGATCATCGCCGCGCCGCTGGACCTGCTGGGGATCAACTACTACAACCCGACGATCGTGACCAGCGCCCCCGGCCAACCGAGTTCGTCGGTCCACCCAGGCACCGAGGACATCCGGTTCATGCCGGCCACCGGTCCGCTCACCGCGATGGGGTGGTCGATCGAACCGGCCAGCCTCACCAGCCTGCTGGAGCGGCTCAGCCGGGACTACCCGGGGTTGCCGTTCTGGATCACCGAGAACGGATGCGCCTACGAGGACGAGCCGGAGGCGGACGGTGAGCGGGTCGCCGACCCGGCCCGGATCGCCTACCTGGACGGTCATCTCCGAGCCGTCCACGAGGCGATCGCCCGGGGGGTGGACGTCCGCGGCTACCTGGTGTGGTCGCTCTTCGACAACTTCGAGTGGGCGGAGGGGTACCGACCCAGGTTCGGGATCTTCTATGTGGACTATGAGACGCAGGTCCGACTGCGCAAGGACAGCGCGCGGTGGTACCACAAGGTGATCGCCGAGCACGGCCTCCCAGATTAA
- a CDS encoding MBL fold metallo-hydrolase produces MTSYLTGEPLVDEGLGNSAWLVDLGDGRALAVDAPRDLRALRAAALRRGLTVAFAADTHLHADFLSGARQLAAEAGAVTLAPVDGERRFPHRGLADGDEVELGGLTMQALATPGHSDDHISLLLRDGATPVGVFTGGSLIVGSAARTDLLGSARTDELARKQYGSLRRLAQLPDETAVWPTHGAGSFCSAAGGADRSTTIGAEKAQNPLLTAPDVDTFVARLVAGLGSYPAYFGWLAELNRRGPDVLDGAPILPSLDAASVRRLLADGAMVVDVRPVPQVAAGYLPGSVAIPLRPQFATWLGWLVDPDVPVIVVRDPDQDPADILWPALNIGYERLVGELAGGPGAWREAGGELARVALREPGEAAGPAVLDVRQENEFRAGHLPGAVHIELGELPYRTTEVAPGPVVVMCAHGERSMTAATLLARSGHPAPVVVFGGGAEQWAAASDAHRLVR; encoded by the coding sequence ATGACCAGCTACCTGACCGGCGAACCACTGGTCGACGAGGGGCTCGGCAACAGCGCCTGGTTGGTCGACCTCGGTGACGGGCGGGCGCTCGCCGTAGACGCCCCCCGCGACCTGCGGGCGTTGCGGGCTGCGGCGTTGCGGCGGGGGCTCACCGTGGCGTTCGCGGCCGACACTCACCTGCACGCCGACTTCCTCTCCGGAGCCAGGCAACTCGCCGCCGAAGCGGGCGCGGTCACGCTCGCCCCGGTCGACGGCGAGCGCCGGTTCCCGCACCGGGGTCTGGCCGACGGCGACGAGGTGGAGCTGGGGGGTTTGACGATGCAGGCGCTCGCCACCCCCGGCCACAGCGACGATCACATCTCGCTGCTGCTGCGCGACGGGGCCACCCCGGTGGGGGTGTTCACCGGCGGCTCATTGATCGTCGGCTCGGCCGCCCGGACCGACCTGCTCGGCTCGGCTCGTACCGACGAGTTGGCGCGCAAGCAGTACGGGTCGCTGCGGCGGTTGGCGCAGTTGCCGGACGAGACAGCGGTGTGGCCCACGCATGGCGCCGGATCTTTCTGTTCGGCGGCCGGCGGGGCGGACCGGTCGACCACCATCGGTGCGGAGAAGGCGCAGAATCCGCTGCTTACCGCGCCCGATGTGGACACGTTCGTGGCGCGGCTGGTGGCCGGCCTCGGCAGCTACCCGGCGTACTTCGGCTGGTTGGCGGAGCTGAATCGGCGCGGGCCGGATGTGCTCGACGGGGCGCCGATCCTGCCCTCGCTCGACGCCGCTTCGGTGCGGCGGCTGCTGGCGGACGGCGCGATGGTGGTGGATGTGCGGCCGGTCCCGCAGGTAGCCGCCGGTTACCTGCCAGGGTCGGTGGCGATTCCGCTGCGGCCGCAGTTCGCGACCTGGCTCGGCTGGCTGGTGGACCCGGATGTGCCGGTCATCGTGGTCCGCGACCCCGACCAGGATCCGGCGGACATCCTCTGGCCCGCTCTCAACATTGGGTACGAGCGGTTGGTGGGCGAGCTCGCTGGCGGCCCGGGGGCGTGGCGCGAAGCGGGCGGCGAGCTGGCCCGGGTGGCGCTCCGGGAGCCCGGTGAGGCGGCCGGGCCGGCGGTGCTCGATGTGCGGCAGGAGAACGAGTTTCGCGCCGGTCACCTCCCCGGCGCCGTCCATATCGAACTTGGGGAGCTGCCGTACCGGACCACCGAGGTGGCTCCGGGACCGGTAGTGGTGATGTGCGCCCATGGTGAACGGTCGATGACCGCCGCCACGTTGCTGGCCCGGTCGGGCCACCCGGCGCCGGTGGTGGTCTTCGGGGGCGGCGCCGAACAGTGGGCGGCCGCGAGCGATGCGCACCGCCTGGTGAGGTGA
- a CDS encoding PIN domain nuclease — protein sequence MITYLVDTSAVVRMLTNRQVQQRWQDEFEAGVIGICDLVELELLYSARSLVDRRDKKDAFGQLFSWVTTPDAVWSRSHRVQQLLTERGEHRSAGAADLLIAATAELNRLVVLHYDRGFDAIAAATGQPAAWVAEPGSIS from the coding sequence TTGATCACCTATCTCGTCGATACCTCTGCGGTAGTCCGGATGCTCACCAACCGGCAGGTCCAGCAGCGGTGGCAGGACGAGTTCGAGGCTGGTGTGATCGGCATCTGCGACCTGGTCGAACTAGAACTTTTGTACTCGGCACGTTCACTGGTCGACCGGCGCGACAAGAAGGACGCCTTCGGGCAGCTCTTCAGCTGGGTCACCACCCCGGACGCAGTCTGGTCCCGATCGCATCGGGTGCAACAGCTACTGACCGAGCGCGGCGAGCACCGCAGCGCCGGGGCGGCGGACCTGCTGATCGCGGCGACCGCTGAACTGAACCGGCTCGTCGTGCTCCACTACGACCGCGGCTTTGACGCCATCGCCGCCGCAACCGGCCAGCCGGCCGCCTGGGTGGCTGAGCCCGGCAGCATCTCCTAG
- a CDS encoding type II toxin-antitoxin system VapB family antitoxin, with the protein MSRLLVDVDDDALAEAQRVLGTATKKDTVNAALVEVSQRLRRLRALDKLAAMGQAGDFDPLFDKQHYRP; encoded by the coding sequence GTGTCGCGGTTGCTGGTGGATGTGGACGATGACGCGCTGGCGGAGGCGCAGCGGGTGCTCGGCACAGCCACCAAGAAAGACACCGTGAACGCCGCGTTGGTCGAGGTTTCGCAGCGGCTACGTCGGCTCCGGGCCCTAGACAAGCTGGCCGCCATGGGGCAAGCGGGGGACTTCGACCCGTTGTTTGACAAGCAGCACTATCGGCCTTGA
- a CDS encoding DUF2516 family protein produces the protein MWHVAVYEAINTLITLFALVLGVIAFIHCATQRSDAFSAINTIQKPAWLAVLGVATVMALLTQGWLLFNLIAIGAAAFYLLDVRPGLRDIANGHGSW, from the coding sequence ATGTGGCATGTAGCCGTCTACGAGGCGATCAACACCCTGATCACACTGTTTGCGCTGGTGCTCGGGGTGATCGCGTTCATCCATTGCGCCACCCAGCGTTCGGACGCCTTCTCCGCGATCAACACCATCCAGAAGCCGGCGTGGCTGGCGGTCCTCGGGGTGGCGACGGTGATGGCGTTGTTGACCCAGGGATGGTTGTTGTTCAACCTGATCGCGATCGGGGCGGCCGCGTTCTATCTACTCGACGTTCGACCCGGCCTGCGGGACATCGCCAACGGTCACGGCTCCTGGTGA